A region from the Lolium perenne isolate Kyuss_39 chromosome 4, Kyuss_2.0, whole genome shotgun sequence genome encodes:
- the LOC127295036 gene encoding retinoblastoma-related protein 2 isoform X3, whose protein sequence is MAVPPLALDTRLADLCQELGVDKGVASEAAALLEEGKGALLTPSSFGSKSPQDVESLCFAFVLYCAARLKGMKEESSRVRLWKILEGCNLNYDDFFKESQQFRSKIDQILRSRYGSDWEDQLELKQLQSLVNLLADASRFYRTAFTELFSSASTSKEPGSTTNNPEYFYFGWQLFLALRSKSSELFKDLVSCIHGLVAILAILLIHMPARFRSFTIEGSSHLIKQTVRGVDLLASLCHNYHTSEDRLKEMMGKSHKAIEEFFSKKAVWASECKTETLDKIDTDGLMYFKDLLDKECFQSNLAKLEKLSTTTSWEGELDLKMFLFNNDNIVSAKNASGGPINTSYPKRVFETLASPTKTIKNMLTVPSSPASPINGGSVKIMQMTPVTSAMTTAKWFREVISSLPEKPSSKLEQFLLSCDTDLTSDITKRVSIVLEAIFPTKSSGDWGGSIGLNCTNAFDIAWAEARKLEASKLYYRVLEAICTSESLNTNVNNLTPLLSNERFHRCLIACSAELVLATHKTVIMMFPAVLESTGLTAFDLGKIIENFVRHEESLPRELKRHLNSLEEQLLESMVWEKGSSLYNSLVVARPSLAMEINRLGLLAEPMPSLDDLVTHQNIHPVDLPTTPSKKRAAGPDVDDNGDAKSPKRLCNESRNTSVNQNLQTPPPKQNQMLKAKWHPLQSTFASPTVNNPVGGNAKCAELGVNIFFSKILKLAAIRIRNLCERLRHVEQTERVYNIFKQILDQQTSLFFNRHIDQIILCSLYGVAKVSQLTLTFKEIVSNYKREQQCKPEVFRRVFVGSTNRNGALGSRHVDIIVFYNEAKFLDHQSHLPSRIYQICPQRKSHLPIMFMFLLCGRRRRMRYFHQVRGVSMHASAKAPMLIKAHLQIWLL, encoded by the exons ATGGCGGTGCCGCCTCTTGCCTTGGACACGCGCCTCGCGGATCTCTGCCAG GAACTGGGAGTGGACAAGGGCGTCGCCAGCGAGGCCGCGGCGTTGCTGGAGGAGGGGAAGGGCGCTCTTCTCACACCGTCTTCGTTTGGGAGCAAATCG CCCCAGGATGTGGAGAGCCTGTGCTTCGCTTTTGTGTTGTACTGCGCagctaggctgaaggggatgaagGAGGAGAGCTCCAGGGTTAGGCTGTGGAAGATCTTGGAGGGTTGTAACCTCAA TTACGATGACTTTTTCAAGGAATCACAGCAGTTTCGTTCCAAGATTGATCAAATTTTACGGAGCCGGTATGGATCTGATTGGGAAGATCAGCTAGAG CTGAAACAGTTGCAGAGTTTGGTAAATCTGTTGGCAGATGCAAGCAG GTTCTATCGTACTGCATTTACTGAGCTATTCTCAAGTGCTAGTACTAGTAAGGAGCCTGGATCAACTACAAATAATCCTGAATATTTCTATTTTGGGTGGCAACTTTTCTTAGCCCTCCGTTCAAAATCATCAGAATTGTTTAAGGACCTGGTATCCTGCATCCATGGATTAGTTGCCATATTG GCCATACTTTTAATACACATGCCTGCTAGATTTAGGAGCTTCACAATTGAAGGTTCTTCTCacttaa TAAAGCAAACAGTGAGGGGTGTGGATCTCCTCGCTTCATTATGCCATAACTATCATACCTCTGAAGATCGCTTGAAAGAGATGATGGGAAAGTCCCACAAGGCTATAGAGGAGTTTTTCAGCAAGAAAGCAGTATGGGCTTCAGAGTGCAAAACTGAAACTTTGGATAAAATTGATACAG ATGGACTGATGTATTTCAAAGATCTCCTTGATAAGGAGTGTTTTCAGTCAAATTTGGCAAAATTGGAGAAACTAAGTACTACCACTAGCTGGGAAGGGGAGCTTGATTTGAAAATGTTTTTGttcaataatgacaatatagtcaGTGCTAAAAACGCTTCCGGAGGTCCCATTAATACAAGCTATCCAAAG CGTGTCTTTGAAACATTAGCGTCACCTACAAAGACAATAAAGAACATGTTGACTGTCCCTAGTTCCCCTGCATCACCTATCAATGGTGGTTCAGTTAAGATAATGCAGATGACACCGGTGACTTCTGCCATGACAACTGCTAAGTGGTTTCGTGAGGTGATATCTTCATTACCAGAGAAGCCTTCGTCTAAGCTTGAGCAGTTTCTTTTGTCTTGTGATACAGATTTAACAAGTGATATAACAAAAAGGGTCAGCATAGTTTTGGAAGCGATTTTTCCAACTAAGTCTTCTGGCGATTGGGGTGGTTCCATAGGCCTCAATTGTACAAATGCCTTTGATATTGCATGGGCTGAAGCAAGAAAACTGGAGGCCTCCAAGTTGTACTATAGAGTGTTGGAAGCAATCTGCACATCAGAATCACTCAATACTAATGTAAATAATCTGACTCCATTGTTGTCAAATGAGCGTTTTCACCGATGCTTGATTGCATGTTCAGCTGAACTGGTCTTGGCAACACATAAGACAGTCATCATGATGTTCCCTGCTGTCTTGGAGAGTACTGGTCTAACTGCATTTGATTTGGGCAAGATAATCGAGAACTTTGTAAGACATGAAGAAAGCCTTCCAAGAGAATTGAAAAGACACTTAAATTCATTAGAAGAACAGCTTTTGGAAAGCATGGTATGGGAGAAAGGTTCGTCATTGTATAATTCACTCGTTGTTGCCAGGCCATCGCTTGCTATGGAAATAAACCGCCTTGGTCTTTTGGCTGAACCAATGCCATCTCTTGATGACTTAGTAACACATCAGAATATTCATCCTGTAGACTTGCCAACTACACCATCTAAAAAGCGTGCTGCTGGTCCAG ATGTAGATGACAATGGCGATgcaaagtcaccaaagagattatGCAATGAATCCAGGAACACATCCGTAAACCAAAATTTGCAGACACCACCACCAAAGCAAAACCAGATGCTGAAAGCGAAATGGCATCCTCTCCAGTCGACATTTGCAAG CCCCACTGTTAACAACCCTGTTGGTGGGAATGCAAAATGTGCTGAATTAGGGGTTAACATCTTCTTCTCCAAA ATCTTGAAGCTGGCTGCTATTAGAATAAGAAACTTGTGTGAAAGGCTTCGACATGTAGAACAGACAGAGCGTGTCTATAATATCTTCAAGCAGATTCTTGATCAACAGACATCTTTATTTTTTAATAGACATATCGACCAAATTATTCTTTGTTCCCTCTATGGTGTTGCAAAG GTTTCTCAGTTGACGCTGACGTTCAAGGAAATTGTTAGTAATTACAAAAGGGAACAGCAATGTAAACCAGAAGTTTTTAGAAGAGTCTTTGTTGGGAGTACAAATCGCAATGGA GCACTTGGATCACGCCATGTTGATATCATTGTGTTTTATAATGAG GCCAAATTCCTGGATCACCAAAGCCATCTCCCTTCTCGAATCTACCAGATATGTCCCCAAAGAAAGTCTCATCTTCCCATAATGTTTATGTTTCTCCTCTGCGGCAGACGAAG AAGGATGCGTTACTTTCACCAAGTTCGAGGAGTTTCTATGCATGCATCGGCGAAAGCACCCATGCTTATCAAAGCCCATCTACAGATCTGGCTGCTATAA
- the LOC127295036 gene encoding retinoblastoma-related protein 2 isoform X1 has translation MAVPPLALDTRLADLCQELGVDKGVASEAAALLEEGKGALLTPSSFGSKSPQDVESLCFAFVLYCAARLKGMKEESSRVRLWKILEGCNLNYDDFFKESQQFRSKIDQILRSRYGSDWEDQLELKQLQSLVNLLADASRFYRTAFTELFSSASTSKEPGSTTNNPEYFYFGWQLFLALRSKSSELFKDLVSCIHGLVAILAILLIHMPARFRSFTIEGSSHLIKQTVRGVDLLASLCHNYHTSEDRLKEMMGKSHKAIEEFFSKKAVWASECKTETLDKIDTDGLMYFKDLLDKECFQSNLAKLEKLSTTTSWEGELDLKMFLFNNDNIVSAKNASGGPINTSYPKRVFETLASPTKTIKNMLTVPSSPASPINGGSVKIMQMTPVTSAMTTAKWFREVISSLPEKPSSKLEQFLLSCDTDLTSDITKRVSIVLEAIFPTKSSGDWGGSIGLNCTNAFDIAWAEARKLEASKLYYRVLEAICTSESLNTNVNNLTPLLSNERFHRCLIACSAELVLATHKTVIMMFPAVLESTGLTAFDLGKIIENFVRHEESLPRELKRHLNSLEEQLLESMVWEKGSSLYNSLVVARPSLAMEINRLGLLAEPMPSLDDLVTHQNIHPVDLPTTPSKKRAAGPDVDDNGDAKSPKRLCNESRNTSVNQNLQTPPPKQNQMLKAKWHPLQSTFASPTVNNPVGGNAKCAELGVNIFFSKILKLAAIRIRNLCERLRHVEQTERVYNIFKQILDQQTSLFFNRHIDQIILCSLYGVAKVSQLTLTFKEIVSNYKREQQCKPEVFRRVFVGSTNRNGALGSRHVDIIVFYNEVFVPAVKPFLVALIPSVACPDDKKSPNSQIPGSPKPSPFSNLPDMSPKKVSSSHNVYVSPLRQTKKDALLSPSSRSFYACIGESTHAYQSPSTDLAAINNRLNYTSRRINTRINFDVVSDSVVAGTLGQPNGGPASPDHAAAFSPLPKKGKPGPES, from the exons ATGGCGGTGCCGCCTCTTGCCTTGGACACGCGCCTCGCGGATCTCTGCCAG GAACTGGGAGTGGACAAGGGCGTCGCCAGCGAGGCCGCGGCGTTGCTGGAGGAGGGGAAGGGCGCTCTTCTCACACCGTCTTCGTTTGGGAGCAAATCG CCCCAGGATGTGGAGAGCCTGTGCTTCGCTTTTGTGTTGTACTGCGCagctaggctgaaggggatgaagGAGGAGAGCTCCAGGGTTAGGCTGTGGAAGATCTTGGAGGGTTGTAACCTCAA TTACGATGACTTTTTCAAGGAATCACAGCAGTTTCGTTCCAAGATTGATCAAATTTTACGGAGCCGGTATGGATCTGATTGGGAAGATCAGCTAGAG CTGAAACAGTTGCAGAGTTTGGTAAATCTGTTGGCAGATGCAAGCAG GTTCTATCGTACTGCATTTACTGAGCTATTCTCAAGTGCTAGTACTAGTAAGGAGCCTGGATCAACTACAAATAATCCTGAATATTTCTATTTTGGGTGGCAACTTTTCTTAGCCCTCCGTTCAAAATCATCAGAATTGTTTAAGGACCTGGTATCCTGCATCCATGGATTAGTTGCCATATTG GCCATACTTTTAATACACATGCCTGCTAGATTTAGGAGCTTCACAATTGAAGGTTCTTCTCacttaa TAAAGCAAACAGTGAGGGGTGTGGATCTCCTCGCTTCATTATGCCATAACTATCATACCTCTGAAGATCGCTTGAAAGAGATGATGGGAAAGTCCCACAAGGCTATAGAGGAGTTTTTCAGCAAGAAAGCAGTATGGGCTTCAGAGTGCAAAACTGAAACTTTGGATAAAATTGATACAG ATGGACTGATGTATTTCAAAGATCTCCTTGATAAGGAGTGTTTTCAGTCAAATTTGGCAAAATTGGAGAAACTAAGTACTACCACTAGCTGGGAAGGGGAGCTTGATTTGAAAATGTTTTTGttcaataatgacaatatagtcaGTGCTAAAAACGCTTCCGGAGGTCCCATTAATACAAGCTATCCAAAG CGTGTCTTTGAAACATTAGCGTCACCTACAAAGACAATAAAGAACATGTTGACTGTCCCTAGTTCCCCTGCATCACCTATCAATGGTGGTTCAGTTAAGATAATGCAGATGACACCGGTGACTTCTGCCATGACAACTGCTAAGTGGTTTCGTGAGGTGATATCTTCATTACCAGAGAAGCCTTCGTCTAAGCTTGAGCAGTTTCTTTTGTCTTGTGATACAGATTTAACAAGTGATATAACAAAAAGGGTCAGCATAGTTTTGGAAGCGATTTTTCCAACTAAGTCTTCTGGCGATTGGGGTGGTTCCATAGGCCTCAATTGTACAAATGCCTTTGATATTGCATGGGCTGAAGCAAGAAAACTGGAGGCCTCCAAGTTGTACTATAGAGTGTTGGAAGCAATCTGCACATCAGAATCACTCAATACTAATGTAAATAATCTGACTCCATTGTTGTCAAATGAGCGTTTTCACCGATGCTTGATTGCATGTTCAGCTGAACTGGTCTTGGCAACACATAAGACAGTCATCATGATGTTCCCTGCTGTCTTGGAGAGTACTGGTCTAACTGCATTTGATTTGGGCAAGATAATCGAGAACTTTGTAAGACATGAAGAAAGCCTTCCAAGAGAATTGAAAAGACACTTAAATTCATTAGAAGAACAGCTTTTGGAAAGCATGGTATGGGAGAAAGGTTCGTCATTGTATAATTCACTCGTTGTTGCCAGGCCATCGCTTGCTATGGAAATAAACCGCCTTGGTCTTTTGGCTGAACCAATGCCATCTCTTGATGACTTAGTAACACATCAGAATATTCATCCTGTAGACTTGCCAACTACACCATCTAAAAAGCGTGCTGCTGGTCCAG ATGTAGATGACAATGGCGATgcaaagtcaccaaagagattatGCAATGAATCCAGGAACACATCCGTAAACCAAAATTTGCAGACACCACCACCAAAGCAAAACCAGATGCTGAAAGCGAAATGGCATCCTCTCCAGTCGACATTTGCAAG CCCCACTGTTAACAACCCTGTTGGTGGGAATGCAAAATGTGCTGAATTAGGGGTTAACATCTTCTTCTCCAAA ATCTTGAAGCTGGCTGCTATTAGAATAAGAAACTTGTGTGAAAGGCTTCGACATGTAGAACAGACAGAGCGTGTCTATAATATCTTCAAGCAGATTCTTGATCAACAGACATCTTTATTTTTTAATAGACATATCGACCAAATTATTCTTTGTTCCCTCTATGGTGTTGCAAAG GTTTCTCAGTTGACGCTGACGTTCAAGGAAATTGTTAGTAATTACAAAAGGGAACAGCAATGTAAACCAGAAGTTTTTAGAAGAGTCTTTGTTGGGAGTACAAATCGCAATGGA GCACTTGGATCACGCCATGTTGATATCATTGTGTTTTATAATGAGGTGTTTGTTCCAGCAGTCAAGCCTTTCCTTGTGGCACTAATCCCTTCTGTTGCTTGTCCAGACGATAAGAAGAGTCCTAATA GCCAAATTCCTGGATCACCAAAGCCATCTCCCTTCTCGAATCTACCAGATATGTCCCCAAAGAAAGTCTCATCTTCCCATAATGTTTATGTTTCTCCTCTGCGGCAGACGAAG AAGGATGCGTTACTTTCACCAAGTTCGAGGAGTTTCTATGCATGCATCGGCGAAAGCACCCATGCTTATCAAAGCCCATCTACAGATCTGGCTGCTATAAATAACCGTCTAAATTA CACCAGCAGGAGAATCAACACTCGAATAAACTTTGATGTGGTTAGTGACTCAGTGGTAGCTGGTACTCTGGGCCAACCAAACGGTGGCCCAGCTTCTCCTGATCATGCAGCTGCATTTAGCCCCTTACCAAAGAAGGGCAAACCAGGACCAGAGTCTTGA
- the LOC127295036 gene encoding retinoblastoma-related protein 2 isoform X2, with protein sequence MAVPPLALDTRLADLCQELGVDKGVASEAAALLEEGKGALLTPSSFGSKSPQDVESLCFAFVLYCAARLKGMKEESSRVRLWKILEGCNLNYDDFFKESQQFRSKIDQILRSRYGSDWEDQLELKQLQSLVNLLADASRFYRTAFTELFSSASTSKEPGSTTNNPEYFYFGWQLFLALRSKSSELFKDLVSCIHGLVAILAILLIHMPARFRSFTIEGSSHLIKQTVRGVDLLASLCHNYHTSEDRLKEMMGKSHKAIEEFFSKKAVWASECKTETLDKIDTDGLMYFKDLLDKECFQSNLAKLEKLSTTTSWEGELDLKMFLFNNDNIVSAKNASGGPINTSYPKRVFETLASPTKTIKNMLTVPSSPASPINGGSVKIMQMTPVTSAMTTAKWFREVISSLPEKPSSKLEQFLLSCDTDLTSDITKRVSIVLEAIFPTKSSGDWGGSIGLNCTNAFDIAWAEARKLEASKLYYRVLEAICTSESLNTNVNNLTPLLSNERFHRCLIACSAELVLATHKTVIMMFPAVLESTGLTAFDLGKIIENFVRHEESLPRELKRHLNSLEEQLLESMVWEKGSSLYNSLVVARPSLAMEINRLGLLAEPMPSLDDLVTHQNIHPVDLPTTPSKKRAAGPDVDDNGDAKSPKRLCNESRNTSVNQNLQTPPPKQNQMLKAKWHPLQSTFASPTVNNPVGGNAKCAELGVNIFFSKVSQLTLTFKEIVSNYKREQQCKPEVFRRVFVGSTNRNGALGSRHVDIIVFYNEVFVPAVKPFLVALIPSVACPDDKKSPNSQIPGSPKPSPFSNLPDMSPKKVSSSHNVYVSPLRQTKKDALLSPSSRSFYACIGESTHAYQSPSTDLAAINNRLNYTSRRINTRINFDVVSDSVVAGTLGQPNGGPASPDHAAAFSPLPKKGKPGPES encoded by the exons ATGGCGGTGCCGCCTCTTGCCTTGGACACGCGCCTCGCGGATCTCTGCCAG GAACTGGGAGTGGACAAGGGCGTCGCCAGCGAGGCCGCGGCGTTGCTGGAGGAGGGGAAGGGCGCTCTTCTCACACCGTCTTCGTTTGGGAGCAAATCG CCCCAGGATGTGGAGAGCCTGTGCTTCGCTTTTGTGTTGTACTGCGCagctaggctgaaggggatgaagGAGGAGAGCTCCAGGGTTAGGCTGTGGAAGATCTTGGAGGGTTGTAACCTCAA TTACGATGACTTTTTCAAGGAATCACAGCAGTTTCGTTCCAAGATTGATCAAATTTTACGGAGCCGGTATGGATCTGATTGGGAAGATCAGCTAGAG CTGAAACAGTTGCAGAGTTTGGTAAATCTGTTGGCAGATGCAAGCAG GTTCTATCGTACTGCATTTACTGAGCTATTCTCAAGTGCTAGTACTAGTAAGGAGCCTGGATCAACTACAAATAATCCTGAATATTTCTATTTTGGGTGGCAACTTTTCTTAGCCCTCCGTTCAAAATCATCAGAATTGTTTAAGGACCTGGTATCCTGCATCCATGGATTAGTTGCCATATTG GCCATACTTTTAATACACATGCCTGCTAGATTTAGGAGCTTCACAATTGAAGGTTCTTCTCacttaa TAAAGCAAACAGTGAGGGGTGTGGATCTCCTCGCTTCATTATGCCATAACTATCATACCTCTGAAGATCGCTTGAAAGAGATGATGGGAAAGTCCCACAAGGCTATAGAGGAGTTTTTCAGCAAGAAAGCAGTATGGGCTTCAGAGTGCAAAACTGAAACTTTGGATAAAATTGATACAG ATGGACTGATGTATTTCAAAGATCTCCTTGATAAGGAGTGTTTTCAGTCAAATTTGGCAAAATTGGAGAAACTAAGTACTACCACTAGCTGGGAAGGGGAGCTTGATTTGAAAATGTTTTTGttcaataatgacaatatagtcaGTGCTAAAAACGCTTCCGGAGGTCCCATTAATACAAGCTATCCAAAG CGTGTCTTTGAAACATTAGCGTCACCTACAAAGACAATAAAGAACATGTTGACTGTCCCTAGTTCCCCTGCATCACCTATCAATGGTGGTTCAGTTAAGATAATGCAGATGACACCGGTGACTTCTGCCATGACAACTGCTAAGTGGTTTCGTGAGGTGATATCTTCATTACCAGAGAAGCCTTCGTCTAAGCTTGAGCAGTTTCTTTTGTCTTGTGATACAGATTTAACAAGTGATATAACAAAAAGGGTCAGCATAGTTTTGGAAGCGATTTTTCCAACTAAGTCTTCTGGCGATTGGGGTGGTTCCATAGGCCTCAATTGTACAAATGCCTTTGATATTGCATGGGCTGAAGCAAGAAAACTGGAGGCCTCCAAGTTGTACTATAGAGTGTTGGAAGCAATCTGCACATCAGAATCACTCAATACTAATGTAAATAATCTGACTCCATTGTTGTCAAATGAGCGTTTTCACCGATGCTTGATTGCATGTTCAGCTGAACTGGTCTTGGCAACACATAAGACAGTCATCATGATGTTCCCTGCTGTCTTGGAGAGTACTGGTCTAACTGCATTTGATTTGGGCAAGATAATCGAGAACTTTGTAAGACATGAAGAAAGCCTTCCAAGAGAATTGAAAAGACACTTAAATTCATTAGAAGAACAGCTTTTGGAAAGCATGGTATGGGAGAAAGGTTCGTCATTGTATAATTCACTCGTTGTTGCCAGGCCATCGCTTGCTATGGAAATAAACCGCCTTGGTCTTTTGGCTGAACCAATGCCATCTCTTGATGACTTAGTAACACATCAGAATATTCATCCTGTAGACTTGCCAACTACACCATCTAAAAAGCGTGCTGCTGGTCCAG ATGTAGATGACAATGGCGATgcaaagtcaccaaagagattatGCAATGAATCCAGGAACACATCCGTAAACCAAAATTTGCAGACACCACCACCAAAGCAAAACCAGATGCTGAAAGCGAAATGGCATCCTCTCCAGTCGACATTTGCAAG CCCCACTGTTAACAACCCTGTTGGTGGGAATGCAAAATGTGCTGAATTAGGGGTTAACATCTTCTTCTCCAAA GTTTCTCAGTTGACGCTGACGTTCAAGGAAATTGTTAGTAATTACAAAAGGGAACAGCAATGTAAACCAGAAGTTTTTAGAAGAGTCTTTGTTGGGAGTACAAATCGCAATGGA GCACTTGGATCACGCCATGTTGATATCATTGTGTTTTATAATGAGGTGTTTGTTCCAGCAGTCAAGCCTTTCCTTGTGGCACTAATCCCTTCTGTTGCTTGTCCAGACGATAAGAAGAGTCCTAATA GCCAAATTCCTGGATCACCAAAGCCATCTCCCTTCTCGAATCTACCAGATATGTCCCCAAAGAAAGTCTCATCTTCCCATAATGTTTATGTTTCTCCTCTGCGGCAGACGAAG AAGGATGCGTTACTTTCACCAAGTTCGAGGAGTTTCTATGCATGCATCGGCGAAAGCACCCATGCTTATCAAAGCCCATCTACAGATCTGGCTGCTATAAATAACCGTCTAAATTA CACCAGCAGGAGAATCAACACTCGAATAAACTTTGATGTGGTTAGTGACTCAGTGGTAGCTGGTACTCTGGGCCAACCAAACGGTGGCCCAGCTTCTCCTGATCATGCAGCTGCATTTAGCCCCTTACCAAAGAAGGGCAAACCAGGACCAGAGTCTTGA
- the LOC127295036 gene encoding retinoblastoma-related protein 2 isoform X4, producing the protein MLKQLQSLVNLLADASRFYRTAFTELFSSASTSKEPGSTTNNPEYFYFGWQLFLALRSKSSELFKDLVSCIHGLVAILAILLIHMPARFRSFTIEGSSHLIKQTVRGVDLLASLCHNYHTSEDRLKEMMGKSHKAIEEFFSKKAVWASECKTETLDKIDTDGLMYFKDLLDKECFQSNLAKLEKLSTTTSWEGELDLKMFLFNNDNIVSAKNASGGPINTSYPKRVFETLASPTKTIKNMLTVPSSPASPINGGSVKIMQMTPVTSAMTTAKWFREVISSLPEKPSSKLEQFLLSCDTDLTSDITKRVSIVLEAIFPTKSSGDWGGSIGLNCTNAFDIAWAEARKLEASKLYYRVLEAICTSESLNTNVNNLTPLLSNERFHRCLIACSAELVLATHKTVIMMFPAVLESTGLTAFDLGKIIENFVRHEESLPRELKRHLNSLEEQLLESMVWEKGSSLYNSLVVARPSLAMEINRLGLLAEPMPSLDDLVTHQNIHPVDLPTTPSKKRAAGPDVDDNGDAKSPKRLCNESRNTSVNQNLQTPPPKQNQMLKAKWHPLQSTFASPTVNNPVGGNAKCAELGVNIFFSKILKLAAIRIRNLCERLRHVEQTERVYNIFKQILDQQTSLFFNRHIDQIILCSLYGVAKVSQLTLTFKEIVSNYKREQQCKPEVFRRVFVGSTNRNGALGSRHVDIIVFYNEVFVPAVKPFLVALIPSVACPDDKKSPNSQIPGSPKPSPFSNLPDMSPKKVSSSHNVYVSPLRQTKKDALLSPSSRSFYACIGESTHAYQSPSTDLAAINNRLNYTSRRINTRINFDVVSDSVVAGTLGQPNGGPASPDHAAAFSPLPKKGKPGPES; encoded by the exons ATG CTGAAACAGTTGCAGAGTTTGGTAAATCTGTTGGCAGATGCAAGCAG GTTCTATCGTACTGCATTTACTGAGCTATTCTCAAGTGCTAGTACTAGTAAGGAGCCTGGATCAACTACAAATAATCCTGAATATTTCTATTTTGGGTGGCAACTTTTCTTAGCCCTCCGTTCAAAATCATCAGAATTGTTTAAGGACCTGGTATCCTGCATCCATGGATTAGTTGCCATATTG GCCATACTTTTAATACACATGCCTGCTAGATTTAGGAGCTTCACAATTGAAGGTTCTTCTCacttaa TAAAGCAAACAGTGAGGGGTGTGGATCTCCTCGCTTCATTATGCCATAACTATCATACCTCTGAAGATCGCTTGAAAGAGATGATGGGAAAGTCCCACAAGGCTATAGAGGAGTTTTTCAGCAAGAAAGCAGTATGGGCTTCAGAGTGCAAAACTGAAACTTTGGATAAAATTGATACAG ATGGACTGATGTATTTCAAAGATCTCCTTGATAAGGAGTGTTTTCAGTCAAATTTGGCAAAATTGGAGAAACTAAGTACTACCACTAGCTGGGAAGGGGAGCTTGATTTGAAAATGTTTTTGttcaataatgacaatatagtcaGTGCTAAAAACGCTTCCGGAGGTCCCATTAATACAAGCTATCCAAAG CGTGTCTTTGAAACATTAGCGTCACCTACAAAGACAATAAAGAACATGTTGACTGTCCCTAGTTCCCCTGCATCACCTATCAATGGTGGTTCAGTTAAGATAATGCAGATGACACCGGTGACTTCTGCCATGACAACTGCTAAGTGGTTTCGTGAGGTGATATCTTCATTACCAGAGAAGCCTTCGTCTAAGCTTGAGCAGTTTCTTTTGTCTTGTGATACAGATTTAACAAGTGATATAACAAAAAGGGTCAGCATAGTTTTGGAAGCGATTTTTCCAACTAAGTCTTCTGGCGATTGGGGTGGTTCCATAGGCCTCAATTGTACAAATGCCTTTGATATTGCATGGGCTGAAGCAAGAAAACTGGAGGCCTCCAAGTTGTACTATAGAGTGTTGGAAGCAATCTGCACATCAGAATCACTCAATACTAATGTAAATAATCTGACTCCATTGTTGTCAAATGAGCGTTTTCACCGATGCTTGATTGCATGTTCAGCTGAACTGGTCTTGGCAACACATAAGACAGTCATCATGATGTTCCCTGCTGTCTTGGAGAGTACTGGTCTAACTGCATTTGATTTGGGCAAGATAATCGAGAACTTTGTAAGACATGAAGAAAGCCTTCCAAGAGAATTGAAAAGACACTTAAATTCATTAGAAGAACAGCTTTTGGAAAGCATGGTATGGGAGAAAGGTTCGTCATTGTATAATTCACTCGTTGTTGCCAGGCCATCGCTTGCTATGGAAATAAACCGCCTTGGTCTTTTGGCTGAACCAATGCCATCTCTTGATGACTTAGTAACACATCAGAATATTCATCCTGTAGACTTGCCAACTACACCATCTAAAAAGCGTGCTGCTGGTCCAG ATGTAGATGACAATGGCGATgcaaagtcaccaaagagattatGCAATGAATCCAGGAACACATCCGTAAACCAAAATTTGCAGACACCACCACCAAAGCAAAACCAGATGCTGAAAGCGAAATGGCATCCTCTCCAGTCGACATTTGCAAG CCCCACTGTTAACAACCCTGTTGGTGGGAATGCAAAATGTGCTGAATTAGGGGTTAACATCTTCTTCTCCAAA ATCTTGAAGCTGGCTGCTATTAGAATAAGAAACTTGTGTGAAAGGCTTCGACATGTAGAACAGACAGAGCGTGTCTATAATATCTTCAAGCAGATTCTTGATCAACAGACATCTTTATTTTTTAATAGACATATCGACCAAATTATTCTTTGTTCCCTCTATGGTGTTGCAAAG GTTTCTCAGTTGACGCTGACGTTCAAGGAAATTGTTAGTAATTACAAAAGGGAACAGCAATGTAAACCAGAAGTTTTTAGAAGAGTCTTTGTTGGGAGTACAAATCGCAATGGA GCACTTGGATCACGCCATGTTGATATCATTGTGTTTTATAATGAGGTGTTTGTTCCAGCAGTCAAGCCTTTCCTTGTGGCACTAATCCCTTCTGTTGCTTGTCCAGACGATAAGAAGAGTCCTAATA GCCAAATTCCTGGATCACCAAAGCCATCTCCCTTCTCGAATCTACCAGATATGTCCCCAAAGAAAGTCTCATCTTCCCATAATGTTTATGTTTCTCCTCTGCGGCAGACGAAG AAGGATGCGTTACTTTCACCAAGTTCGAGGAGTTTCTATGCATGCATCGGCGAAAGCACCCATGCTTATCAAAGCCCATCTACAGATCTGGCTGCTATAAATAACCGTCTAAATTA CACCAGCAGGAGAATCAACACTCGAATAAACTTTGATGTGGTTAGTGACTCAGTGGTAGCTGGTACTCTGGGCCAACCAAACGGTGGCCCAGCTTCTCCTGATCATGCAGCTGCATTTAGCCCCTTACCAAAGAAGGGCAAACCAGGACCAGAGTCTTGA